A region from the uncultured Stenotrophomonas sp. genome encodes:
- a CDS encoding conserved exported hypothetical protein (Evidence 4 : Homologs of previously reported genes of unknown function), whose product MKPPVILLACLLAPFAAAAQSATPGALDLSVPQAPLRYMSDPSYQSDAPGTYYGDHSGPHAKPGAVAASGGDGLQVHGAVSTGIGYSKAFGNSHWSSADINLGKNYTTDEGNTRRVDLNIHISQGKGAGPFGYGPGPWHGW is encoded by the coding sequence ATGAAACCGCCCGTGATCCTCCTCGCCTGCCTGCTGGCGCCGTTCGCGGCGGCAGCGCAGAGCGCCACGCCGGGTGCGCTGGACCTCAGCGTTCCGCAGGCGCCGCTGCGCTACATGAGCGACCCTTCCTACCAGTCCGACGCGCCCGGCACCTATTACGGCGACCACAGTGGCCCGCACGCGAAGCCCGGTGCGGTTGCCGCCAGCGGCGGCGACGGCCTGCAGGTGCATGGCGCAGTCAGCACCGGCATCGGCTACTCCAAGGCGTTCGGCAACAGCCACTGGAGTTCGGCCGACATCAACCTGGGCAAGAACTACACCACCGACGAAGGCAACACCCGCCGCGTGGACCTGAACATCCACATCAGCCAGGGCAAGGGCGCCGGTCCGTTCGGCTATGGCCCCGGCCCCTGGCATGGCTGGTGA
- a CDS encoding conserved hypothetical protein (Evidence 4 : Homologs of previously reported genes of unknown function), with protein sequence MINNDVLRSIRYMLDLGDKHVVELIQLADPAFAVDQAQVHDFLRRDDEPLFEPCPDAALVRFLDGLIVHCRGRDDTQPARAPETRISNNLVLKKLRVAFQLKDVDMHAIFDAAGFPLSKPELSALFRQPDHKNYRACGDQLLRNFLKGLTARLRGNG encoded by the coding sequence ATGATCAACAACGACGTACTGCGCAGCATCCGCTACATGCTCGACCTCGGCGACAAGCACGTGGTGGAGCTGATCCAGCTGGCCGACCCCGCCTTTGCGGTGGACCAGGCGCAGGTGCACGACTTCCTGCGCAGGGACGACGAGCCGCTGTTCGAGCCCTGCCCGGACGCGGCGCTGGTGCGCTTCCTCGACGGCCTTATCGTCCACTGCCGTGGCCGCGACGACACCCAGCCGGCGCGTGCGCCGGAAACCCGCATCAGCAACAACCTGGTGCTGAAGAAGCTGCGCGTGGCGTTCCAGCTCAAGGACGTGGACATGCACGCGATCTTCGACGCGGCCGGCTTCCCGCTGTCCAAGCCGGAACTGTCGGCGCTGTTCCGCCAGCCCGACCACAAGAACTACCGCGCCTGCGGCGACCAGTTGCTGCGCAACTTCCTCAAGGGTTTGACCGCGCGCCTGCGCGGGAATGGCTGA
- the cueR gene encoding DNA-binding transcriptional activator of copper-responsive regulon genes (Evidence 2a : Function of homologous gene experimentally demonstrated in an other organism; PubMedId : 10915804, 11399769, 12958362, 21065101; Product type r : regulator) — protein sequence MEDAMNIGQAATATGISAKMIRYYEDAGLVGPVARTAAGYRVYGPRDIHTLGFIKRSRDMGFSVQRIGELLALWRDRSRHSADVKRIALKHVAVLQQRIAELQDMLQTVQALADCCAGDERPDCPILRGMAQDVECCR from the coding sequence ATGGAAGACGCCATGAACATCGGACAGGCGGCCACGGCCACCGGCATCTCGGCCAAGATGATCCGCTACTACGAGGACGCCGGGCTGGTCGGCCCGGTGGCGCGCACCGCCGCCGGTTACCGCGTCTATGGCCCGCGCGACATCCACACCCTCGGCTTCATCAAGCGCTCGCGCGACATGGGTTTCAGCGTGCAGCGCATCGGCGAGCTGCTGGCGCTGTGGCGCGATCGCTCGCGGCACAGCGCCGACGTCAAGCGCATCGCGCTGAAACACGTGGCGGTACTGCAGCAGCGCATCGCCGAACTGCAGGACATGCTGCAGACCGTGCAGGCGCTGGCCGACTGCTGCGCCGGCGACGAACGGCCGGATTGCCCGATTTTGCGCGGGATGGCGCAGGACGTGGAATGCTGCCGGTAA
- the copA gene encoding copper transporter (Evidence 2a : Function of homologous gene experimentally demonstrated in an other organism; PubMedId : 11167016, 11500054, 12351646, 20105527, 9868784; Product type t : transporter): MTSPNNPLPAAGGPTQELAILGMTCASCVGRVERVLAAVPGVARASVNLASGRATVQGAGVDRQALVRAVEKAGYEVAAPAPLELGIDGMTCASCVGRVERVLAKVPGVQSASVNLASGRARVLGDATLDPAALVAAVAKAGYAARLLQAAGDDAAQARRQADELHGLKRDLLLAAALTLPVFVLEMGAHMVPAFHHVIATTLGTRNSWLLQCALTTLVLLFPGRRFYRAGIPALLRVAPDMNSLVAVGTLAAYGYSLVATFLPRLLPAGTVNVYYEAAAVIVTLILFGRLLEAQAKGRTSEAIKRLLGLQPRTVRVRREGGTVEVPLAEVVVGEVVEVRPGERIAVDGEVVDGDSYVDESMISGEPVPVAKAVGAGVVGGTVNQTGALGVRATAVGGATVLAQIIRMVEQAQGAKLPIQGLVDRITMWFVPVVMALALLTFATWWLFGPSPALSFALVNAVAVLIIACPCAMGLATPTSIMVGTGRGAELGVLFRKGEALQLLKEAAVVAVDKTGTLTEGRPVLTDLHVAGGFTREQVLAGVAAVEDRSEHPIARAIVDAAREDGLALPVVQAFESVTGYGVRAQVAGVRVEVGADRFMHTLGLDVATFAEIAQRLGEQGKTPLYAALDGRLAAIIAVSDPIKPDTAAAIARLHALGLKVAMVTGDNRRTAQAIARQLGIDDVVAEVLPEGKVDAVRRLKAAHGRLAYVGDGINDAPALAAADVGMAIGTGTDVAIEAADVVLMSGSLQGVPNAIALSRATLRNIGQNLFWAFAYNAALIPLAAGALYPAWGVLLSPVFAAGAMALSSVFVLGNALRLRRFKP; the protein is encoded by the coding sequence ATGACATCCCCGAACAACCCGCTACCCGCCGCCGGTGGCCCGACACAGGAACTGGCGATTCTCGGCATGACCTGCGCCTCGTGCGTGGGCCGGGTGGAGCGCGTGCTGGCCGCGGTGCCGGGCGTGGCGCGGGCCAGCGTCAACCTCGCCAGCGGCCGCGCCACGGTGCAGGGCGCGGGCGTGGACCGGCAGGCGCTGGTGCGCGCGGTGGAGAAGGCCGGCTACGAAGTGGCGGCACCGGCGCCGCTGGAACTGGGCATCGACGGCATGACCTGCGCCTCCTGCGTCGGCCGCGTCGAGCGGGTGCTGGCGAAGGTGCCCGGCGTGCAGTCGGCCAGCGTCAACCTCGCCAGTGGCCGCGCGCGGGTGCTGGGCGATGCCACGCTCGATCCGGCCGCGCTGGTCGCTGCCGTCGCCAAGGCCGGCTACGCGGCGCGGCTGCTGCAGGCTGCCGGCGACGACGCTGCGCAGGCACGGCGCCAGGCCGATGAACTGCATGGCCTCAAGCGAGACCTGCTGCTGGCGGCCGCGCTGACCCTGCCGGTGTTCGTGCTGGAAATGGGCGCGCACATGGTGCCGGCCTTCCACCACGTCATCGCCACCACGCTGGGCACGCGCAACAGCTGGCTGCTGCAATGCGCGTTGACCACGCTGGTGCTGCTGTTCCCCGGCCGCCGTTTCTACCGCGCCGGCATTCCCGCGTTGCTGCGCGTCGCGCCGGACATGAACTCGCTGGTCGCGGTCGGCACGCTGGCGGCTTATGGCTATTCGCTGGTGGCCACCTTCCTGCCGCGGCTGCTGCCGGCCGGCACGGTCAACGTCTACTACGAGGCGGCGGCGGTCATCGTCACCCTGATCCTGTTCGGGCGCCTGCTCGAAGCGCAGGCCAAGGGCCGCACCTCGGAGGCGATCAAGCGCCTGCTCGGCCTGCAGCCGCGCACCGTGCGGGTGCGCCGCGAGGGCGGCACGGTGGAGGTGCCGCTGGCGGAGGTGGTAGTGGGCGAGGTGGTCGAGGTGCGCCCGGGCGAGCGCATCGCGGTGGATGGCGAGGTGGTCGATGGCGACAGCTACGTCGACGAATCGATGATCAGCGGCGAACCGGTGCCGGTGGCCAAGGCCGTGGGCGCCGGCGTGGTTGGCGGCACCGTCAACCAGACCGGCGCGCTGGGCGTGCGCGCCACCGCCGTGGGTGGCGCCACCGTGCTGGCGCAGATCATCCGCATGGTGGAGCAGGCGCAGGGCGCCAAGCTGCCGATCCAGGGCCTGGTGGACCGCATCACCATGTGGTTCGTGCCGGTGGTGATGGCGCTGGCGCTGCTGACTTTCGCCACGTGGTGGCTGTTCGGCCCGTCGCCGGCGCTGAGCTTCGCGCTGGTCAACGCGGTGGCGGTGCTGATCATCGCCTGCCCGTGCGCGATGGGGCTGGCGACGCCGACCTCGATCATGGTCGGCACCGGCCGCGGCGCCGAGCTGGGTGTGCTGTTCCGCAAGGGCGAGGCGTTGCAGCTGTTGAAGGAAGCGGCGGTGGTGGCGGTGGACAAGACCGGCACGCTGACCGAGGGCCGGCCGGTGCTGACCGACCTGCACGTGGCCGGGGGCTTCACCCGCGAACAGGTGCTGGCCGGCGTGGCGGCGGTGGAGGACCGCTCCGAGCATCCGATCGCGCGCGCGATCGTCGATGCCGCGCGGGAGGATGGGCTGGCGTTGCCGGTAGTGCAGGCGTTCGAGTCGGTCACCGGCTACGGCGTGCGTGCACAGGTGGCGGGCGTGCGCGTGGAAGTGGGCGCGGACCGCTTCATGCACACGCTCGGGCTGGATGTGGCGACCTTCGCCGAGATTGCGCAACGATTGGGCGAGCAGGGCAAGACGCCGTTGTACGCCGCGCTCGACGGCCGGCTGGCGGCGATCATCGCCGTGTCCGACCCGATCAAGCCCGACACCGCCGCGGCCATCGCCCGCCTGCACGCGCTGGGCCTGAAGGTGGCGATGGTCACCGGCGACAACCGGCGCACCGCGCAGGCCATCGCGCGCCAGCTCGGCATCGACGACGTGGTGGCCGAGGTGCTGCCCGAAGGCAAGGTCGATGCGGTACGGCGGTTGAAGGCTGCGCACGGCCGGCTGGCCTATGTCGGCGACGGCATCAACGATGCGCCGGCACTGGCCGCGGCCGACGTAGGCATGGCCATCGGCACCGGCACCGACGTGGCGATCGAAGCGGCCGACGTGGTGCTGATGTCCGGCAGCCTGCAGGGTGTGCCCAACGCCATCGCGTTGAGCCGCGCGACGCTGCGCAACATCGGCCAGAACCTGTTCTGGGCGTTCGCCTACAACGCCGCGCTGATTCCGCTGGCGGCCGGGGCGCTGTATCCGGCGTGGGGCGTGCTGCTGTCGCCGGTGTTCGCCGCCGGGGCGATGGCGCTGTCCTCGGTGTTCGTGCTCGGCAACGCGCTGCGGCTACGCAGGTTCAAACCGTAA
- a CDS encoding Diguanylate cyclase/phosphodiesterase with PAS/PAC and Chase sensor(S) (fragment): MRGDLLARLGGDEFGLLAFDVDAVQALALAEQVRCCIERSTFMWQGRTYTVSASVGVVMVDRDGRTLKDLLAWADSACYLAKDDGRNRVRVHGDDDDATRRMGEMEWANRLRWALEQDRLLLDYQEVVQLDPALAPAIHVELLLRMRDESGGVVLPGAFLGAAERYGLMPAVDRWVIRTALSNFARLHPCGDTLATCAINLSGASIEDEGLADFILDTLERHAVPPRKVCLEITETVAVRDLLRVVRMIERLRAAGCRIALDDFGAGMASFGYLKNLPVDVIKIDGSFVRNLDSDPMNRIIIDAVARIGHQRGAKVVAEWVEDQRYLEVLRALGVDYAQGFALHRSERVLFQRTP, translated from the coding sequence GTGCGCGGCGACCTGCTGGCGCGGCTGGGCGGCGATGAATTCGGCCTGCTGGCCTTCGACGTCGATGCGGTGCAGGCGCTGGCGCTGGCCGAGCAGGTGCGCTGCTGCATCGAGCGCTCCACCTTCATGTGGCAGGGCCGTACCTATACGGTCAGCGCCAGCGTCGGCGTGGTCATGGTCGACCGCGACGGGCGCACCCTCAAGGACCTGCTGGCCTGGGCCGACAGCGCCTGCTACCTGGCCAAGGACGACGGCCGCAACCGCGTCCGCGTGCACGGCGACGACGATGACGCCACCCGGCGCATGGGCGAGATGGAATGGGCCAACCGCCTGCGCTGGGCGTTGGAGCAGGACCGGCTGCTGCTGGACTACCAGGAAGTGGTGCAGTTGGACCCCGCGCTGGCGCCGGCCATCCACGTCGAGCTGCTGCTGCGCATGCGCGACGAAAGCGGCGGCGTGGTGTTGCCGGGCGCGTTCCTCGGCGCGGCCGAACGCTACGGGCTGATGCCGGCGGTGGACCGCTGGGTGATCCGCACCGCGCTGTCCAACTTCGCCCGCCTGCACCCGTGCGGCGACACGCTGGCGACCTGCGCGATCAATCTTTCCGGCGCCAGCATCGAGGACGAAGGGCTGGCCGACTTCATCCTCGATACCCTCGAACGCCATGCGGTACCGCCGCGCAAGGTCTGCCTGGAGATCACCGAGACGGTGGCCGTGCGCGACCTGCTGCGGGTGGTGCGCATGATCGAGCGCCTGCGCGCGGCCGGCTGCCGCATCGCGCTGGACGACTTCGGCGCCGGCATGGCCTCGTTCGGCTATCTGAAGAACCTGCCGGTGGACGTCATCAAGATCGACGGCAGCTTCGTGCGCAACCTCGACAGCGACCCGATGAACCGCATCATCATCGACGCGGTGGCCCGCATCGGCCACCAGCGCGGCGCCAAGGTGGTGGCCGAATGGGTGGAGGACCAGCGCTACTTGGAGGTGCTGCGCGCGCTGGGCGTGGACTACGCGCAGGGGTTCGCCCTGCACCGCTCCGAGCGCGTGCTGTTCCAGCGCACCCCGTAA